The region CGCACGTGGCAGGCATCCCGTCGCAGCGGGACGCGGTGGACCGCCTGGAAGGGTACCGGCTGGCGCTGGCGGAGGCGGGCGTGCCCTTCGACCCGGCGCTGGTGTTCGAGGGGAATTTCAACGAGGCGAGCGGCATTCAGGCGGTCGAGCACTGGCTGGGGCGCGCGGCGCAGTTCTCGGCGGTGTTCGCGGCGAACGACCAGATGGCGTACGGGGTGGGGCTGGGCCTGTACCGGCGCGGCATGCGCGTCCCGGAGGACGTGTCGCTGGTGGGCTTCGACGATCTGCCCGCGTCGCAGTTCACGCTGCCGCCCCTGACGACCGTGCACCACCCGGCGCGGGAGATGGGCGAACTGGCGGCCCGGCATCTGCTCGCGCGCCTGAACGACCCCGGGGCACCCGCCGAGCTGCCGCAGTTGCCGATCACCCTGAGCGTGCGGGAGTCCGTGCGTTTCGCCCGTTCCCCCTGAGCCTGGATCACCGTCCCCTGGAGCCCTGCCTGCCCATGACCTGACCGCCTTCCCCGACTGGTTCCTCACATCCTGCAAACGTTTTCTACTGACGGCCCGCCCTGCGCTGCCGTCCGGAGGTCTTTCATGTCGCACGTCCGTTCCCCCCTGCCCGCCCTGCTGTGCCTGACCGCCCTCCTGAGCGCCTGCGGCCGCGCCCCCGACTCCACGCCCGCCGCGGCCCCGCCCACGCTGGGCGCGCTGGACTACGGCACGAGCGCCCCTCCGGGCAGCAAGGGCGGCCCCACGAACACCAGCGGCGCGCTGCTGAGCCCCGCCTGGACGGCGAACGCCGCCGCGAAGGGCAAACCGCCCACCAACGAGTTCTGGTCGTCGATCATCTTCAAACGCAACGCCGGGAACGCGTACAGCGAGAACATGTTCGCCCATCCCCTCGCGCTGCACGCCGCGGCGGGCGGGCTGGAGGTCGGGTACCCCAAGGCCATGCAGATCGTGGGCGCACCGGGCCTGGAGAAGTACCAGTACCCCTTCGCGCCGGACTTCACGCTGGGCGTGTCGGGCCTGAACTCACCCGACACGAAGACCGACGACTGGGGCGACTGGACGACCACCGCCGCCTGGAGCGACGGCACCCGCAGCCTGAAAGCCACCTTCGGGCACGGCCTGCCGTTCGTGTACGCCACGAAGACCGGCGGGAACGCGCAGGTGACGTTCATCGCCGCGCCGACCGTCTGGTCGAACCAGGGCAACGTGCTGGGCGTCACCGTGAACGGCCACCACTACGGCGTGTTCGCCCCCACCGGCGCGACCTGGACGGTCAGTGGCACGACCGCCACGAGCACGCTGGCCGGGAAGGACTACTACTCGGTGGCGGCGCTGCCGGACAACTCGGTCGCCACGCTGAACGACTTCAGGACGTACGCCTACACCTTCGTGACGGGCAGTCAGGTCAGCTGGGCGTACAACGCCGCCACTGCCACCCTGACGAGCACGTACGCCCTGACCACCGCCGCGAAGGAGGGCGCGGCCAGCGGGTCGGTCATGGCGCTGTACCCGCACCAGTGGATGAATTCCGGCAGCGTGAACACCGCCTACACGTACGTGTCGCCGCGCGGGCAGATGAAGGTCGCCAGGGGGGTCAGCAGCTTCACGACCACCCAGAAGTTCCAGGGCGTCCTGCCGTACTTCCCGGACAACGGCGCGGCGAACACCCTGAACAAGACGCAACTGGCGGCGTACGTGAACGAGGCGAACACCAGTGCCACCCTGAACCCCACCGGGGACTCGTACTGGGTGGGCAAGGGCCTGGGCAAACTGGCCGAACTGGTGCCGCTGGCGGGTCAGGTGGGGAACTCGGCGGCGCAGACGGCGTTCCTGGACGCCATCCAGCGCACCCTGCAGGACTGGCTGGACGGACAGGGCAGCAACTACTTCGCGTACAACTCGGCGTGGGGCACCCTCATCGGCTACCCGCAGGGGTACGGCAGCGAGGAGGAACTGAACGACCACCACTTCCACTGGGGGTACTTCATCAAGGCCGCCGCGACCCTCGCGCAGTACCGCCCGACCTGGGTGAGCGGCGCCACCCCGCAGGGCCGCACCTGGGGCGCGAGCATCAACGACCTGATCATGGACGCCGCCAACCCGACGACCAACACGAGCCAGTTCCCGCGCATCCGGAATTTCGACCCGTACGCCGGGCATTCCTGGGCGGCCGGGCACGCGGGCTTCGCCGCCGGGAACAACCAGGAGTCCAGCAGCGAGGACATGAACTTCGCCGCCGCGCTGGTCAACTGGGGCGCACTGACCGGGAACAGCGCCGTGCGTGACCTGGGCATCTACCTGTACACCACCGAGACGACCGCCATCGAGCAGTACTGGTTCAACCAGACTGGCCAGGTGTTCCCCGCCGGGTTCGGCAAGCCCGCCGTGGGCATGGTGTGGGGGGACGGCGGCGCGTACTCCACGTGGTTCAGCGGGGAGAAGGAAGCCATCCAGGGCATCAACCTGCTGCCCATCACGGCGGCCAGCGCGTACCTGGGGCGTAACCCGGCGTACCTGAAGACGAACTACGACTTCCTGGGCCGCGAACCGAACAGCTGGAAGGACATCTTCTGGAGCACCTACGCGTTCTATGACGCGGCGGGCGCCCTGGCGAAATTCGGCAGCGGGGCGTACACCCCGGAGGACGGCGAGACGAAGGCGCACACGTACCAGTACCTGCACAGCCTGAACGCCATGGGTCAGGTGGACACGGGCGTCACGGCGGACATCCCGAACTACGCGGTGTTCAGGAAGGGCGCGGCCCGCACGTACGTGGCGTTCAACCCCACGGTGGGCGCGATCACGGTGACGTTCTCGGACGGGAAGACCCTCAGCGTTCCGGCGCGGCAGGTGGTGTCCTCGCAGGGAGGCACCACCCCGCCGCCCACGTGCTCTGCGGACACGACCGCGCCCGGCGTGCCCGGCGCCCTGAGCGGCAGCGGCGTCACGAGCAGCAGCGTCACGCTGTCCTGGGGCGCGGCGAGCGACAACTGCGGCGTGAGCAGCTACGAGGTGTTCCAGAACGGCACGCTGAAGGCCACCGTGACCGGCACCAGTGCGGCCGTCAGCGGCCTGAATGCCAGCACCGCGTACACCTTCAGGGTGCGTGCCAGGGACGCCGCCGGGAACGTGGGCGCGTTCACGGGTGACCTGAGCGTCACGACGCAGGCGGCCAGTACCGCCGCGACCCTGCCGGGCACCGTGACGAGCAGTGGCGGCGCGATCGCCAACGGCACCAGCCGGGCGTTCCCGGTGAACGTCACGTCCGCCGGGACGTACCGCCTGTCCGTCACGAGCACCAGCAGCCTGAACAGCCGCCTGATCAACGTGGCCTTCAATGGAACGAACTACGACCTGGCGGTGGACGCGGGCAAGACGGTGATCGCGGACTTCCCGAACGTCACGACCGGCGCGAAGAGCATCACGGTCACCGCCAAGAGCGACGGCGTGACCCTGGGCGCGATCAGCGGCGCGAACCTCAGCGCGCCCACCGATCCCTGCGCGGCGGACACGACCGCCCCCGGCACGCCCGGCACTCTGACCAGCCCCTCAAAGACGAGTTCCAGCGTGAACCTCACCTGGGGCGCGGCGAGCGACAACTGCGGCGTCGGCAGCTACGAGGTCTACCAGAACGGCACGCTGAAGACCACGGTGACCGGCACGAGCGCTGCAGTCAGCGGCCTGAGCGCGAACACCGCCTACACCTTCAAGGTGCGCGCCAGGGACAGCGCCGGGAACGTCGGCGCGTTCACGGGCGACCTGAGCGTCACCACGGCGAGCGGCGCGACCGCCGTGCCCG is a window of Deinococcus grandis DNA encoding:
- a CDS encoding glycosyl hydrolase, with product MSHVRSPLPALLCLTALLSACGRAPDSTPAAAPPTLGALDYGTSAPPGSKGGPTNTSGALLSPAWTANAAAKGKPPTNEFWSSIIFKRNAGNAYSENMFAHPLALHAAAGGLEVGYPKAMQIVGAPGLEKYQYPFAPDFTLGVSGLNSPDTKTDDWGDWTTTAAWSDGTRSLKATFGHGLPFVYATKTGGNAQVTFIAAPTVWSNQGNVLGVTVNGHHYGVFAPTGATWTVSGTTATSTLAGKDYYSVAALPDNSVATLNDFRTYAYTFVTGSQVSWAYNAATATLTSTYALTTAAKEGAASGSVMALYPHQWMNSGSVNTAYTYVSPRGQMKVARGVSSFTTTQKFQGVLPYFPDNGAANTLNKTQLAAYVNEANTSATLNPTGDSYWVGKGLGKLAELVPLAGQVGNSAAQTAFLDAIQRTLQDWLDGQGSNYFAYNSAWGTLIGYPQGYGSEEELNDHHFHWGYFIKAAATLAQYRPTWVSGATPQGRTWGASINDLIMDAANPTTNTSQFPRIRNFDPYAGHSWAAGHAGFAAGNNQESSSEDMNFAAALVNWGALTGNSAVRDLGIYLYTTETTAIEQYWFNQTGQVFPAGFGKPAVGMVWGDGGAYSTWFSGEKEAIQGINLLPITAASAYLGRNPAYLKTNYDFLGREPNSWKDIFWSTYAFYDAAGALAKFGSGAYTPEDGETKAHTYQYLHSLNAMGQVDTGVTADIPNYAVFRKGAARTYVAFNPTVGAITVTFSDGKTLSVPARQVVSSQGGTTPPPTCSADTTAPGVPGALSGSGVTSSSVTLSWGAASDNCGVSSYEVFQNGTLKATVTGTSAAVSGLNASTAYTFRVRARDAAGNVGAFTGDLSVTTQAASTAATLPGTVTSSGGAIANGTSRAFPVNVTSAGTYRLSVTSTSSLNSRLINVAFNGTNYDLAVDAGKTVIADFPNVTTGAKSITVTAKSDGVTLGAISGANLSAPTDPCAADTTAPGTPGTLTSPSKTSSSVNLTWGAASDNCGVGSYEVYQNGTLKTTVTGTSAAVSGLSANTAYTFKVRARDSAGNVGAFTGDLSVTTASGATAVPGVVTTGVGVIASGASRSYDLSLSATRNVRLLITNASSASSSAFTVTFNGTSVPLSIGAGQTIPVDFAGVGAGTKTVTLTANSAGVNLGKLEATTY